A single window of Crassostrea angulata isolate pt1a10 chromosome 8, ASM2561291v2, whole genome shotgun sequence DNA harbors:
- the LOC128159630 gene encoding optineurin-like gives MNGAHTPNVNITQNGEVSYSAIPTMPSSTHSSNQMSLSQGIGQMSMTDVNLEQALDRIQELHRENNELRDYLKDNNEKMKLQYQNLSEWKEKIRVNNARNKEKFDQTKEVVQTMTRENAELKAQVSAKATELQQLQRSVVEMDSDLRSKQEALIELRRTVEEIRQSTGGQAGVRSSDSLDAVLVNHDSGETAAIKKENVLLKTQISELENKVKQFRENNDSLMRDLDSYKTVKQELQENNAKLERENTELGQRIEGLLNENKGMKSETRMLRNRVEEVEQQMSRVQASAVSTEEDRKIQAAEMAQTELGDLRQRLKQKDEEIAYYKEQQQHHISDLTKQHQQQRQELLQQLDCLQHELQQTKDEQTKAYTSDVQSLRSQVLTLISQVTESQNKLEAANDALEKKSGRLQELEHSSAVQHEEFQRQRAQDAGLVETLRLSLKSYEDALNAERKEHQNTKKTSVELRQSFNQLVSDHKNLSEKYDNVRMQEQSGCTETEKQKLLDQIGRLTAQVYAGEEAINYREEKLKKVEEENKKIKEELNNVVPVLRAQAEVWKSDFDAERDSRERLHAEKSQLENELKQLQLRNQQLLDEMENFSKRQFQEMQQRHANQGFQHSLQQHLRVGQQNHGSPYQPPTYTTQSYPGPAAGAGAVYDNRSTNMTMGQSHGGSQEAEELQQFECPKCNQTCPDMDTLQIHVLDCIDQDMT, from the exons ATTACCTGAAGGATAACAACGAAAAGATGAAGCTCCAGTATCAGAACCTGTCCGAGTGGAAGGAGAAAATCCGGGTCAACAACGCCAGGAACAAGGAGAAGTTCGACCAGACCAAGGAAGTAGTCCAGACCATGACGCGGGAAAACGCGGAGCTCAAAGCCCAAGTCTCGGCAAAG GCCACTGAGCTACAACAGCTACAGAGGTCTGTGGTAGAGATGGACAGTGATCTCAGGTCCAAGCAGGAGGCCCTCATAGAGCTTAGAAGGACAGTGGAGGAGATAAGACAGTCCACGGGGGGTCAGGCTGGGGTTCGCTCCTCAGACAGCCTGGATGCA GTTCTTGTAAACCATGACAGTGGGGAAACAGCTGCCATCAAGAAGGAAAATGTGTTACTGAAAACCCAAATATCAGAACTGGAAAATAAAGTAAAGCAGTTCCGAGAAAACAATGACAGTTTGATGCGTGATTTGGACTCCTACAAAACGGTGAAACAGGAACTTCAGGAAAACAATGCAAAGCTGGAGCGTGAGAATACAGAGCTCGGTCAAAGGATAGAGGGGCTGCTGAACGAGAATAAGGGAATGAAGTCAGAGACCAGGATGTTGAGGAACCGAGTGGAGGAGGTGGAGCAACAGATGTCTCGAGTCCAGGCCTCAGCGGTCAGCACTGAGGAGGACAGGAAGATTCAGGCGGCTGAGATGGCTCAAACTGAG CTGGGTGACCTGAGACAGCGCCTGAAGCAGAAGGATGAGGAGATCGCCTATTACAAGGAGCAACAGCAGCACCACATCTCTGACCTGACCAAGCAACACCAGCAACAGAGGCAGGAGCTGCTGCAGCAACTCGACTGTCTGCAACACGAACTTCAGCAAACCAAAGATGAACAG ACCAAGGCCTATACAAGTGATGTCCAGAGTCTTAGAAGTCAGGTTCTGACCCTCATCTCCCAGGTGACCGAGTCCCAGAATAAACTGGAGGCTGCAAACGATGCCCTGGAGAAGAAGAGTGGTCG ACTCCAGGAACTAGAACACAGCAGCGCGGTCCAACACGAGGAGTTCCAGAGGCAGCGCGCCCAGGACGCGGGGCTGGTGGAGACCCTCAGGCTGTCCCTGAAGAGTTACGAGGACGCCCTCAACGCGGAGAGAAAGGAGCACCAAAACACAAA GAAAACATCCGTAGAACTCAGACAGTCTTTCAACCAGCTGGTGTCTGACCACAAAAATTTGTCGGAGAAGTACGATAATGTCCGCATGCAGGAACAG AGTGGTTGTACGGAGACAGAGAAGCAGAAGTTACTGGACCAGATCGGTCGCCTGACGGCCCAGGTCTACGCCGGAGAGGAGGCCATTAACTACCGAGAGGAGAAACTGAAGAAAGTGGAGGAGGAGAACAAGAAGATTAAGGAGGAACTCAACAACGTGGTACCTGTGCTGAGGGCTCAG gCGGAGGTGTGGAAGTCCGACTTTGACGCGGAGAGAGACTCCAGAGAGCGACTCCACGCGGAGAAGAGCCAGCTGGAGAACGAGTTGAAGCAGCTCCAACTACGGAATCAGCAGCTGCTGGATGAGATGGAGAACTTCTCCAAGCGGCAGTTCCAGGAGATGCAGCAGCGCCACGCCAACCAGGGCTTCCAACACTCCCTGCAGCaacacctgagggtggggcaaCAGAACCACGGCAGCCCCTACCAGCCCCCCACCTATACCACTCAGTCTTACCCTGGCCCCGCCGCGGGGGCCGGGGCTGTGTATGACAACAGGTCTACTAATATGACCATGGGACAG TCTCATGGCGGATCTCAGGAAGCGGAGGAGCTCCAGCAGTTTGAGTGTCCGAAGTGTAACCAGACATGTCCCGACATGGACACCCTCCAGATCCACGTGCTGGACTGTATCGACCAGGACATGACCTGA